The following nucleotide sequence is from Gammaproteobacteria bacterium.
ATAGCAACTCGATTTTGTGTAGAGCTCAGCTGAAGCGCAGTGAATAGGGCAAATCCACCCGCAACGATAAGGAAGTTTCTTTTATTCAATTTACTAATACCTTGTGCGTATAGTCTCGCTGGCAATCTGCCCGCTAATAATCTGCTAGTGTAGCGTTTCTTGAAGATACATATGCCTCGCACCCTAGCTTATAAATTACAGCAATAATTAATATTAGAAACAATCTGTAAATATATGAATAAAAACATAATATTTATATCATTTGTAGTTGTGATGAGTGCTCTTGCGCAGTTGAGTTTAACTTTTGAGGTAGATGGTTTGCAGTTTACGCGAGAGGGTGTTGGTGAAGGCCAATGGTGGCGTTTTATCACAGGTAATTTTGTGCATCTAAGCTGGCGTCATTTTGCAATGAATGCTGTAGCCTTGGTGGCAATTTATGTGTTGTACCCTAATAGTTTAAATGCTTACGGATGGGTGGTTGTGTTTGTACTCAGTTGCTTATCGGTGACGATTGGTATCTGGGTGTTTAGCCAAAATATTCATTGGTATGTGGGCCTGTCAGGCGCGTTGCATGGTCTACTAGTGACCTTAATAATTGTCGACTATATTGTTCACAAGAATTGGTTAAATATTATTTTGTTGTTTGGTGTAATTGCTAAATTAATATGGGAAGGCATGATGGGGCCCATTCCAGGAAGCGAATCGACAGCAGGTGGCCCGGTAGTAGTGCAAGCGCATTTATACGGATTTGTAGGCGGTTTAATTATCAGTGCTTGCATGCATACATTCAATAAAAAGAAGAAGTTAACACTATGACTGAAAATAATGTATCTGATGAAATATATAAAGAATTTCACCAAATAAACCGTAAGTTGACCTATTCGACAATTGGCCTAGTGTGCATAACGGCGTTGCTGGTCTGGTTGAATGGGATCGATTTTAGAGGCAAGCATCTTAGCGAGATGGGCTTGCTGTTTATGCTTTTGGGGTTCTTCACATATAAAATCCCCTATATCAGCTATCGATTTTTGCTGTATAAATATAAGAATGTGTCTGAAAAACGCTCTGCTATTGGCTACGATTGGAAGCAATTTCGTGACATCGCAATGCTGCGCAAATATTAGATAATTGCCAATATCAATTACTATCCGTCCGGCTGAAATTATTCACGAACTATCGGAGTAAGCTGTCACAAAAGCGAGAGCTTGCCTATGGTAAATTTAAGTTCTAACTTATTCATTTCTATTGCGAAATCGTTAAAATCTGACAATCATTAAGCAATGCTAGGCATATTTCGTAAAAAACCATTACGCAGTTCATTTTTCCCACGCGGCGAAAGAACGGATATCAATTGCGATGTATACGTAAAGCGTATCGGTCAGACTACTTTAAAAGCCAATCAGGGAAATATCAGTGAGGGTGGCTTATATGTGTTGATTCCTGAACATGATCTTGAGCGCGGCAAGAAGGTAGAGATTGTGTTGGTGAATAAAAACGGTTCGCTGCGACGTATCAGTAGGTTGATGGGAATCGTAATACGTACAGATGAGAAGGGTGCTGCAATGGTAACTTACAAAAAAGACAATATGAATTCCCAGCAGAGCTTATTAACTGAAGAGCAATCACTGAAGCAAGAATTTGGTGAGGTCTAAAAAGCTGTATTTAGAGCCTATTAGCATGCAATCTAAGGTCAAATGGTTGAAATTCACAGATAAGCTGTAAAATTTGCAAACCTTGCAGGACTATAATACAGGCTGTAGTTTCTCTCCTTCTGAAACTGGCCCACGTAGAATTAAACCTCTAACGTGGGTTTTTTTGTCCTGAACATTTCCGACGAGGCTATTCCTGCAATTTTTCTATGAATAGGGCTGTGATAGCATCTTGCTATGCATGCATTATTATTAATTGCCCACGGTAGTCGGCGACAAGCATCAAATGATGAAGTTAGAAAACTTACCAAGAATTTAGAACAACACATCGATGGCGAGTTTTCGATAATTGAATGTGCTTTCCTTGAGTTGGCTGAGCCTTCCATTCCTGACGGTGTAAGCGCGTGCGTACAAAAGGGTGCGGACTCAGTAACCGTGCTGCCATATTTTCTATCTGCAGGACGTCATGTGATTACAGATATCCCTGAAGAATTAAAAAAAGCACAAAACATACATCCGCGAGTGAGTATAAAAACTTCTCCTTACTTAGGATCGGCCCAAGGTATTAGTGAGATTTTAATTGACCTCAGCAAACAGGCATCATAATTATCCATTTGTCTGAAGATTAGAAAAACTCATTTGTCAGCGAGATGAGTAAAAGAAGTTAGAGTTGCTTTAGCTTTGTAATTTATTTAGTTCTTGTTTTAATTCATTTTCGTTTTGTGCATCATAAGGTGAATTTCTAATTTGATCATGAACCTTCATGCGATAGCGAACAAACTGATCAACCTTAGTAAAATGCATAAAAGGATTGCCTTCAATTTCTTCTTTTAAAGTAGAAGATTTCTGCACTGCATAATTATGGCCAGGGTGTATGACAATTTCGGTTGGTAAATCGCTTTTAAAGTGTTTTAAAGTGGTATACATCTGTTCAGGATCACCACCTTGTAAATCGCAACGTCCACATCCAAAGACAAATAATGTGTCGCCTGTAATTAAATCTTTACCTGCGCGATAGCATGCAGAGCCAGGCGTATGGCCAGGGGTATGCATCACTTCTATTTCAGTATTGCCTAGCTTAATTGCATCTCCTCCATGATGTAATTTTGGTTTGCTTAATTTTTCACCCCAAAATTCAGCTTCGCTCTTTAATATATGAACTTGCGCATCGTAATGATTAAGCAGTTCTCCTAAGCCATTTATATGGTCATGATGACTATGTGTTAACAAAACGTCTGTTATTGTGACATTTAGTTTTTTTGCTTTATCAATTATCTTATCAATGTCCCATGCAGGATCGACCACTGCCGCAGTGTTGGTCTTATCGTCTACTAATAAATAAACAAAGTTTTCCATTGGACCCAGTTCTAATGCATAGATACTGTGAGAGGATGTATTTGCAACAGTCATTATGTGGTTTAGTTCTATAAAGAGAACTAAATTGTAACAAGCTTTGAATTAGGATATTAAGGTTAAATATGAAGACGCTTAAAGATTATGTAGATTTTGACTTAGATATTTTATCTATTGGGTTAAATCCGTCCACCATCTCAGTAAAGAAGGGTTATTATTTTGCTAATCCTAGAAATCGCTTTTGGAAAGCATTAAATGCAAGCGGCCTCATTCCTGAAGAACTCACTCCTTCGCAACAGGCCCAAGAAAAGCTATTTTTACAATACAAGATAGGCTTTACCGATGTCGTTAAGCGGCATTCTTCGATGGGCAAAGATTTGGTTGCTGCTGATTACAAGAAATATGCACCAAAGTTAGAGGCAGGCATATTGCAATATCAACCTAAGACGTGTTGGTTCCATGGCAAAGTGGCTATGCAGAATTATCTGAAATATACAGGCAGTAAAAATAAAATTATTGATTGGGGTTTGCAAGATTTTAAAATTAATGCATCGACGATATTTGTTACACCTAATCCGAGTCCGGCTAATGCGGCATTTTCACTTGATGTTATAACAGATTGGTATAGGAAGTTATCCTTATTGGTAGGGCAAGAATCATAAAAAATTGTAATCTTAAGATGCGTTAATAAATAGCAGGAGGTAAGTATGTATATAAGTAACGAGCTTTCGAATGTATCCATTCAGTGGACCGTCATCTGTAATCATGAATATAAGCGACTTTCGCGCACTAAATGGCGAATTGATTTCCATTACAAATGTGGCGCTGAAATGACACTTGAAGATATATCAGATGACATGATTCAGTGCTTAATATTAGGCGCATTTAATAGTAAAAAAGAGATGAAAACAAACCTTGGAGAGGTAAATCTGGATTCAAATGCTATTGAATTTCCTGTTGAGGATTGGAAAGCGTTGCAGCCTTTAATTGTCGTTTAGAATTGGCAGATATTTCGCAAATATTTAATACACTGTAAAGTTGGTGTGCTAGCGCACATTAATTTTATTTCATCGGTTAATAATTAATATTAATTCTTAACCAATGTTTATAAGTTAAATGCTTTGGTAATAATAACTTTAATTTATTAATGCGCTGAATTGTTTCGCAAAGAAAATTAACTATATTTACATAGTTTCAAATTGAACATTATAAAATTGATTCAGGTTTCAATTTGAGATTTAAAAATAATGCAAATATATCTATTGCGTAGCTTAAAAATAAGTATAGAATTTGATATGTCATATGATTTCGCAATATTGCATCATGTGAGACGCAAAATCGCATCACGTCATCTCGATGCTCATAACAACATGTTATGGGTAATAATAAAGTTAGATAATTAAAAGTAAGCTGTAGATCGTGGGTGCAAATATAGACCCCATCTTGCACTTGAAAATTACTAAAAGTAATTTCGATTACTATAAATTGGACAACCATAACTACGGAAAGAAAAGTAACAACAAGCGATAAGTTGGTATTTTACTTGTATTTATAATCACTACGGCTTCCTACTGTAAATGTTTGAGGAGGCTGATTAATGGCGATAAAAAAAGCCACACCAAAAAATAAAAAAGCAGCTCCTAAAAAAGCGGCTCCAAAGAAAAAAGTAGCCACTAAAAAGTCTGCTTCTCCTAAAACTGTAGCAACGAAAAAAGAAAAAGTTTCCGCTACTCCAATTTCTACCGAAGCTAAAATAGCTAGGCGCAAACTAGATGCGTTAAAACGTGGTATTCACCGAATTAGTGATGAAGACACCATGCCATTTTCTGTATCTGTCGTTGGAATTGGTAAAGCAGGTGCTGATGTCATCGCACAAATACTAAAAGACAAAATCAATGATTCCGGAAATTCCAAGAATAATAGTGACGATTCGGTATTTCACGCACTGGCAATTGATATAGGCGATCAAGATCTTAAACAAATCGACGATTTATTAGAAAAGCTTCCAAAAGGTACTGCAGAAGTAGAGACCTTTGCTATTGATGTGCCTAGTAGAGACGATTTGTTTAATAGTTTGCGAAGAATGCGTGAGTTCTTAAAGCTTGAATACCCTCGTTATTACTGGAATCCAAATTACGAGCCATGGTTGCCTTCAAAAACTTCAGTACCTAAAGCTGGCGAGCATTTTAAAAGATCGGTAGCAAAAGCGTTGTACGCAAGAAGTTACTATGATGACTCACGTTCAATGCGAAGCGCATTAAAACGCTTTTCTGAGAAAGTCGACAATTCACCCGGTCAGTCTGTTGTTTCAATAGTGTATGGCTTAGGTGGTGGTACGGGTAGCGGAATTATGGTCGACATGGTGCGTCATCTTTCTAATGTTTGCTTTGGTAGACGCGTATTAGTGGTGGGAATGGCCATTGCTCCTTGTGATGGCGATGACGAAGCACATAAAGGTAGTCACCTGTTTCCAGCGTTAAACGAACTTGATTGTATGGGTGACGAGGAAAAAAACAAAGGTGTCATAGCAGTATGGGGTGACTTATACCGGAATCCATTTACGGGTGGCGTCATTATTGTGCCGCAAAAACCGGTTTGGGATGCTACTCAAGACCTAAAAGCTACTCATGAACGCGTCGATCGTGAAGTTTCATCATTCTTAACCAGAAACAAAGGCGTAGATCTTTGGGAAACTTTGCGCATGCTGAATTGGGTAGGTGCTCCACCTACACAACATGCGGCTGCACGTACTCCCTACGGAAATCAATGGGCACATGTTCTAGGTTTTGCAGATGCAGAAGGTGGAATTACGGTTACGGATGATATGGCAAGCCGCATGGGTATTCGCGATACCTATAAGCCAGAATATATTGAAATGAGAGCGGCGAATAGTGAAGATGCAAAAACCACTAAGGTTGCAGAAACCTTAAGTAAGGCATTTTCGCCCACTGCAGATCCTGCTGTCACACCCTCAGCTAGCGAAAACCCAGGTTCTATTCAATTTATTCTTCCTTGTATTAGTAAAGTCGACTTCGATTTATTTTTTGAGTCGCGTGATCTTTACGATCCGCAGACTTGGGAAGAAAAACTTACAGATCACGCATGGTTACTTGATTTGGGTGTACTGCTCTGTGAACCCGCGATTCGATTTAACGGCATGGCGGGAGAATGTTTGTGGGGCTGCGCCTGTTGGGTGGTGGTTCCATACGATCAAATTCGTGGCCCAGATATAAAGCAAGTTATTAAGACTAAAAGTATAAAAGCGGCAACAGCGTAGTGGCAGCTGCTTATTAAAGTATCTATGGGAAGTGAATAAAACGAATACAAAAAAATTTTAACGCAGGAGCAAAACTAAATGTCGCTTGATTGGACAATAGTGAAAAAGAGATATAAGAATGGAGTTGAAGTTCCAACCGTTGCAGGTGGTAAAACGCTAAAGGTAACGGGTTGTGATGACGAAGCCATTTATATCGAAAATCCGCTATGGAAAGCACAACTAAGTCGTAAGAATTTAGAGAAAGGTGTGCAATTGATTGAAGAAGGGTTGATAGATAAAGATCCAGGACTATTTGTTGAAGACTATCGCGTGTATGTAACAGATGAACGTTCTACTTCAGCGGCCCACATCCTGTACGACTTAGGATTTCTTGATGAAGACACAGGGTTTACGCCGCGATGTTAAATACTTACTTAACGGTGAAAAATTCTAAATAATTTTAAAGTGTAAAAAACTGTAATTAGAAAAATACTAGGAGGAATTAGTAATGGCACAAAATTCATTATATCACAGTGCAACAGGTGAACAGGCGCCGCAT
It contains:
- the rrtA gene encoding rhombosortase, producing MNKNIIFISFVVVMSALAQLSLTFEVDGLQFTREGVGEGQWWRFITGNFVHLSWRHFAMNAVALVAIYVLYPNSLNAYGWVVVFVLSCLSVTIGIWVFSQNIHWYVGLSGALHGLLVTLIIVDYIVHKNWLNIILLFGVIAKLIWEGMMGPIPGSESTAGGPVVVQAHLYGFVGGLIISACMHTFNKKKKLTL
- a CDS encoding cobalamin biosynthesis protein CbiX; the encoded protein is MHALLLIAHGSRRQASNDEVRKLTKNLEQHIDGEFSIIECAFLELAEPSIPDGVSACVQKGADSVTVLPYFLSAGRHVITDIPEELKKAQNIHPRVSIKTSPYLGSAQGISEILIDLSKQAS
- a CDS encoding MBL fold metallo-hydrolase, which produces MTVANTSSHSIYALELGPMENFVYLLVDDKTNTAAVVDPAWDIDKIIDKAKKLNVTITDVLLTHSHHDHINGLGELLNHYDAQVHILKSEAEFWGEKLSKPKLHHGGDAIKLGNTEIEVMHTPGHTPGSACYRAGKDLITGDTLFVFGCGRCDLQGGDPEQMYTTLKHFKSDLPTEIVIHPGHNYAVQKSSTLKEEIEGNPFMHFTKVDQFVRYRMKVHDQIRNSPYDAQNENELKQELNKLQS
- a CDS encoding mismatch-specific DNA-glycosylase, translated to MKTLKDYVDFDLDILSIGLNPSTISVKKGYYFANPRNRFWKALNASGLIPEELTPSQQAQEKLFLQYKIGFTDVVKRHSSMGKDLVAADYKKYAPKLEAGILQYQPKTCWFHGKVAMQNYLKYTGSKNKIIDWGLQDFKINASTIFVTPNPSPANAAFSLDVITDWYRKLSLLVGQES